A window of Pirellula sp. SH-Sr6A contains these coding sequences:
- a CDS encoding efflux RND transporter periplasmic adaptor subunit has protein sequence MKNTHPHHPFAKFRYALLGATVWAPLSGCNETHEETKKTAVIEQIVEADVMVVEPVNWPTTVRCQGSLMADETTTVSAKVGGRVSAVLFEIGDLASAGQILVEIDSEEYQLQAEQADAQLSQARAAVGLKPDDPLDGLNPDNAPPVREAKAVLDEATKALARINSLAGSDVVTENDLELAIAAERVAAARLASAQNAVREKIALIRVQMAQRGLAHQRLNDTRVPSPFEGYIQSKNVAIGAFVQAGQPLLTLVRNQKLRFRASVPERYAHQLKVGQRVDVRFDLSNQVREGTVSRISPNLDPMNRSLGFEVDLDNADQSLRSGLFGEATIEIAPEAKSLAIPTNTLQRFAGVDKVWKVVDGKVKEQVVLVGSARDGWVEIQKGIQSGDILVQDSEKGKPGKWLPVAEKKTSAPPANKLPEQHDGTKGDT, from the coding sequence ATGAAAAACACGCATCCTCACCATCCTTTCGCCAAGTTCCGCTATGCCCTCCTCGGCGCGACCGTTTGGGCGCCCCTGAGCGGATGCAACGAAACGCACGAGGAAACAAAAAAAACTGCCGTGATCGAACAGATCGTCGAAGCAGACGTGATGGTCGTCGAACCAGTCAACTGGCCGACTACCGTCCGATGCCAAGGGAGCTTGATGGCCGACGAAACAACGACCGTCAGCGCGAAGGTAGGAGGCCGTGTCTCGGCGGTCCTGTTTGAAATTGGAGACCTCGCCTCGGCGGGACAAATTCTGGTCGAAATCGACTCCGAAGAATACCAACTCCAAGCCGAACAAGCCGATGCACAGCTTTCCCAAGCTCGAGCCGCCGTCGGCTTGAAACCCGATGATCCCCTCGATGGATTGAACCCTGACAATGCTCCACCCGTTCGGGAGGCAAAGGCGGTCTTGGACGAGGCGACCAAGGCTTTGGCTCGGATCAATTCACTCGCCGGAAGCGATGTTGTCACAGAAAATGATCTCGAACTAGCCATCGCAGCGGAACGTGTGGCGGCCGCGCGACTCGCTTCAGCTCAAAACGCAGTCCGAGAAAAAATCGCCTTGATCCGAGTCCAAATGGCGCAGCGAGGACTGGCGCATCAACGACTGAACGACACACGCGTTCCCTCCCCATTCGAAGGCTATATACAGTCGAAAAACGTTGCCATCGGAGCATTCGTGCAAGCAGGACAACCCCTCCTTACCTTGGTGCGAAATCAAAAACTCCGATTCCGCGCCAGCGTTCCCGAACGATATGCTCATCAATTGAAAGTAGGACAACGTGTCGATGTCCGATTCGACCTGAGCAATCAAGTTCGCGAAGGGACTGTCTCCCGAATCAGTCCAAACCTCGATCCGATGAATAGATCTCTCGGTTTTGAAGTCGACCTCGACAACGCAGACCAATCCCTGCGGAGCGGCCTCTTCGGCGAAGCAACCATCGAGATTGCCCCTGAAGCGAAGAGCCTAGCGATTCCCACAAACACTCTCCAACGATTTGCAGGTGTAGACAAGGTATGGAAAGTCGTCGACGGAAAAGTCAAGGAACAAGTCGTCTTGGTCGGCTCAGCCCGCGATGGGTGGGTTGAAATCCAAAAGGGAATTCAATCCGGGGACATCCTCGTTCAAGACAGCGAAAAAGGAAAACCTGGCAAATGGCTGCCGGTCGCGGAGAAAAAAACATCCGCACCCCCTGCAAACAAGTTACCCGAGCAACATGATGGGACGAAGGGGGATACATAA